GTAGCCGCCGGCCGCGCGGATGGCGTCTTGCACGCTGCTGCTTTGGGGCAGCACGTATTCGCCCGGCCGCAGCACCTCGCCCTCTACCTTGATGCGCTTGGCCTGGCGCTGCACCGGCAATGCGGCGCTCACGGCGCTAAAGGCGCGCAGCAGATCACCGTGCGCCAGGCCGGCGCGCTCGTCACGCGGCAGCTCCAGCTGGGCGATGCGGCCGGTGTTGCGCTCGGCCAGGCGCTCCACCGCCAGGCGCGTGCGGTCGGCCACCGCGGTAAAGCCGCCCACCATGCGCAGCGCGTCGGCCACCGTCTCGCCAGGCTTCAGCTCCACCACGGCCGGCTGGTTGACGCTGCCGACAAAGCCCACCTGCGTGCCCACCGGGCCCACGTGCACCACATCGCCCGCGCTCAGCACGCGGTCGGCCGAGCGGTCGCCGTTCAGCAGCAGTTCATACAGATCAAACCGCGCCACGGTTTGGGCGCCGCGCCGCAGCTCGATGGCGCGGAAGCTGCCCGCCGCCGAGGGGCCGCCCGCGCGCAAGAGCGCCGTGAGCACCGTCGAAAGGCTGGTCACCGTGTACGCGCCGGGGTTGACGGCAAAGCCCGTCACGAACACCCGTATGCCGCGCAGCTGGCCCAGGGTGACGCTGATCTCGAAGTTGCGGAAGACACCCGCCACGCGGCGCTGCACCACCGCGGGCAGCTCGCTCAGCAGCACGCCCGACACCTGCACCGCGCCCACGCGGGGTATGGTGATGCGGCCGGCACGGTCTACCACCAGGCGCAGGTCGGCATCGACCGTGCCCCAAAGGGTCACCAGCACCTCGTCGCCGGGGCCGATGATGTAGTCGGCGGGCGCCAGGGGGCTGAGGTCGGTGCCCAGCAGGTCGAGTGCGCCCGTCACCAGCTCGGCGCCAAAGCGGCGCACGGTGGCGTCGCCACCAATCTGCTGCTGCACATAGCGCTCAAACTCGCCCGGCACATAAGGCGCGGCAGCGGGCGCGGGCGCGGGCGCGGGCTGGGCGGCGGGCTCGCGCGGGCCAAAGCGTTCAGCGGCCGGGGCGCGCAGGCGCAGGGGGCCGCCACCGGTGGCCTGTGGCTCCAGCGTGTCGGCGGTGGCTTGCGGCAGGGCCGGGTTGAGTGAGGTCTGCGCCTGCGCGCGGGGCCCCAGGGTGGCCAGCGCAAGCAGCCCGGCAGCAGCGGCCAGCGCAAGCGCTCGGTGAGACCAGGCAAACAGGGGCATCGTGGCGCAGCAGACGGGGATGGGTGAAGACAAGGCCGCACAGCCGGGCCCGGCGAACCTGGGGCCGCGCTGTTTCGTGAAGTGCGGCCGATCATTCTAGCCACCGGCCTCGGGCCGGCCGGCCGGCCCCTAGAATCAGCCGATGCTCGCGTTGATGATTGCCTTTGCCCTCTCGCTCGGTGTCACCCTGTTGGTGGTGCATGTGGCGCGCAGGCGCGAGCACGTGTTCCTCGATCACGATCTTTCGGGCCCGCAGAAGTTTCATGTGAGCCCGGTGCCGCGGGTGGGGGGCATCGGCATCTTCGTCGGGCTGCTGGCGGCCCTGGGTCTGCTGGCGGTGGAGCAGCCACAGGCGCGCATCGGGTTGGCGCTGCTGGCCTGCGGCCTGGTGGCCTTGGGCGTGGGCCTGGTGGAAGACATCACCAAGCGCGTCAGCCCCCGTATGAGGTTGATCGCCACCGCCGCATCGGCCTTGCTGGCGGCCTGGTGGCTGGGGCTGGCCATCACCCACACCAGCCTTCCGGGGCTCGACTGGCTGGTCTCCTTCAGCATCGGCTCCTGGCTGCTCACCCTGCTGGCGGTGGCCGGCATCGCCAACGCCGTCAACATCATCGACGGCTTCAACGGCCTGGCCTCGATGTGCGTGGTGATCATGCTGGCCGCGCTGGCCTATGTGGCCTACGAGGTGGGAGACCCCGTCGTGGGCGCCATCGCGCTGGCCGGCATCGGCGCGGTGCTTGGCTTTTTCGTCTGGAACTTCCCGGCCGGCCTCATCTTCCTGGGCGACGGTGGCGCCTACTTCCTGGGCTTTTTTGTGGCCGAGGTGGCGCTGTTGCTGCTGGTGCGCAACCCCGAGGTCTCGCCACTGTTCCCGCTGCTGGTGTGCATCTACCCCGCGTTCGAGACGGTGTTCTCCATGTACCGGCGGCGCTTCATCCGCGCGCTGCCGCCCAGCATGCCCGACGGCATCCACCTGCACTCGCTCATCTACCGCCGCGTCATGCGCTGGGCCGTGGGCGACCGCAGCGCCAAGGCGCTGACGCGCCGCAACTCGATGACGTCGCCGTTCTTGTGGCTGCTGTGCATGCTGTCGGTGGTGCCGGCGGTGCTGTTCTGGAACAACACGCCTTTGCTCGTGGGGTTCCTGGCGATCTTCATCGTGAGCTACGTGATGCTGTACTGGCGCATCGTGCGCTTCAAGTCGCCGCGCTGGATGCGCGCCTTCATCAGGCGCCGGCCCCGATAATGGGCCGATGACCGAACCGTCCCCCACAGCCTTGCCCGTTCCGGGCGATGCGACCGAGGCGCCGCTCTTCAGCAGCCTCCCCCTTGATCCCAAACTCCTGCGCGCCGTGGCCGACAGCGGCTACCTGGCCATGACGCCCATCCAGGCCAAGGCCATCCCCATCGTGCTGGCCGGGCGTGATGTGATGGGGGCGGCGCAGACGGGCACGGGCAAGACGGCGGCCTTCACCATCCCGCTGCTGCAGAAGATGCTGCGCCACGAAAACGCCAGCATGAGCCCGGCCCGCCACCCGGTGCGGGCGCTGGTGCTGGCGCCCACGCGCGAGCTGGCCGATCAGGTGGCCGAGAACGTCAAGAAGTACGCCAAGCAGACGCAACTGCGCTCGGCGGTGGTCTTCGGCGGCATCGACATGAAGCCGCAGACGCTGCAGCTCAAGGCGGGCGTCGAGGTGCTCATCGCCACGCCGGGCCGGCTGCTCGATCACATCGAGGCCAAGAACGCCGTGCTGGGCCAGGTGGAGTACGTGGTGCTCGACGAGGCCGACCGCATGCTCGACATCGGCTTCCTGCCCGATCTGCAGCGCATCTTGTCGTACCTGCCCAAGGCGCGGCAGACGCTGCTGTTCAGTGCCACCTTCAGCCCCGAGATCAAGAAGCTCGCCGCCAGCTACCTGCAAGACCCCGTGCTCGTGGAGGTGGCGCGCCCCAACGCCACCGCCAGCACGGTGGAGCAGCGCTTCTACAGCACCACCGACGACGACAAGCGGGCCTTCATCCGCCAGCTGATCAAGGCGCGCGATCTCCGCCAGGCCATCGTCTTTGTCAACAGCAAGCTGGGCGCTGCCCGCCTGGCGCGCAGCTTCGAGCGCGACGGCCTGCGCACCCAGGCCCTGCACGGCGACAAGAGCCAGGACGAGCGGCTCAAGGCGCTGGCCGCCTTCAAGGCCGGTGAGGTGGATCTGCTCGTGGCCACCGATGTGGCCGCCCGCGGCCTGGACATTGCCGATCTGCCGGCGGTCTTTAACTTCGACGTGCCCTTCAACGCCGAAGACTACGTGCACCGCATCGGCCGCACGGGCCGGGCGGGGGCCTCGGGGCTGGCGGTCACGCTCGTCACGCGGGACGACGCCCGCCTGGTGGCCGACATCGAGAAGCTCATCAAGAAGAAGATCGATCTCGAGCCGGTCGAGCTGGATGACGAGCGCCCGCGCTGGCGTGACGAGCGGCCCGCGCGCCGCGACGACGAGCCGCCGCGCAGCGAGCGGCCCGTGCGCGCCGAGCGCCCCACGGCCCCGCGCCCGCCGGCCGACCCCATCTTCGACAAACCCTACGAGCCCGCTGCGGGTGGCGAGGCCGCGCCCCCTTGGGACGCCGCCAAGCCCGGCGCGGCCGTGCCGCGGGCCGTGTCGCCCAGCATCCGGCCCAAGCGCAAGGTGGGGGCGCTGCTGGGCGGCGGTCGCTGAGCGTGAGCCGTCGTCTGTTGGGGACGAGGGCTTCGACAGGCTCAGCCCGAACGGTTTGGCGGGGAACGCCGCTTTTCAGCCCGGCAGCCAGGCAAACGCAGCCCGCACGGTTTGGCGGGGAACGCCGCCTTTCAGTTCGCCAGCCAGGCAAACCCAGCCCGAACGGTTTGGTGGGGAACGCCGCTTTTCAGCCCGGCAGCCAGGCAAACGCAGCCCGCACGGTTTGGTGGGGAACGCCGCTTTTCAGCCTGCCAGCCAGGCAAACGCAGCCCGAACGGTTTGGCGGGGGACCCCGCCTTTCAGCCTGCCAGCCAGGCAAACACGGCGGGCAGTCGGTCGGGCAGGGCCAGCGGCTGCTGCCGCCAGGCCGCCACGGGGGCGCTGCGCGTGCAGCCGCCTTCGAGCGTGAGGCCCACGCTCACCGCGAGCCGCGTCGTCGGCTGCAGCACCTGCACCAGCGCCTGCAGCAGCGCGGCGTTGCGGTAGGGCGTCTCGATGGCCAGCTGCGTCTGCCCCTGCCGGCGCGAGCCGGCCTCGAGCTCGCGGATGCGCGCGGTGCGGGCCTCGGCCTCTTGCGGCAGGTAGCCCACGAAGGCAAAGCTCTGGCCGTTCAGGCCGCTGGCGGCCAGCGCCAGCATCAGCGAGCTCGGGCCCGCCAGCGGCTGCACCGGCACGCCGGCCGCATGCGCCGCGGCCACCAGCGCGCTGCCGGGGTCGGCCACGGCGGGCAGGCCGGCCTCGCTGAGCAGGCCCAGGTCGTGGCCCTGCAGGGCGGGGGCCAGCAGGGCGGCCCAGTCCACGGCAGGCGCCGTGCCGCGCGCGCCGCCTTTGGGCGGCCGCGGCAGCTCGGCCATGTGCAGCGCCTGCAGCGGCTGCGCCAGCGGCAGGTGCTGCGCCACCCGCTTGAGCAGCGCCCGGGCCGACTTGGCGTCTTCCACCACCCAGTGCTGCAGCGCCGCGGCGCGCGCCAGCACGGCCTGCGGCAGCACGGTGTCCAGCGGCATTTCGGCGGTGCCCAAGTCCAGCGGCGCCGGCACCAGCCACAGCGTGCCCGGCGGCGTCATGCGCGGGCCAGCGGCTCGATGCCGGCCGCGCGCAACAGCGCGCAGGTGCGCATCAGCGGCAGCCCCACCAGCGCCGTGGGGTCGTCGCTGTCGATGGCCTCCAGCAAGGCGATGCCCAGGGCCTCGCTCTTGGCGCTGCCGGCGCAGTCGTAGGGCTGCTCGGCGCGCAGGTAATGCTCGATCTCGCCCGGCGTGAGCACACGGAAGCGCACGCGCACCGGGGCCAGCAGGGCCTGCTCGAAGCCGGGCGCGACGACGGCCACGCCCGTCTGGAAGACCACGCTGCGGCCCGACAGCCGTGTGAGCTGCGCCACCGCGCGCCCGTGCGTGTGCGGCTTGCCCAGGGGCTCGCCGTCGAGATCGGCCACCTGGTCGGAGCCGATCACCACGGCCCCGGGCCGGCGCGTCTGCACGGCGCGGGCCTTGGCCAGCGCCAGGCGCAGCGCCAGCGCCGCGGGGGCCTCGCCGGGCAGGGGCGCCTCGTCGACCTCGGGCGAGACCACCTCGAACGGCAGGCGCAGGCGTTGCAGCAGCTCGCGCCGGTAGCGCGAGGTGGAGGCCAGGATCAGGACCGGTGGCATGCCGCGATTGTGGCCGCCGCGCCGGCCGGGGCGGGCTGGCTACACTGCCCCGGGCCTGCACGCACCCGCTCCCACCATGGCCCGTGAACGCCCCACCGACCCCCTGGCCGCCCCTGTGGCGGCGCTGTGCCGTGCCGGCGAAACCCTGCTCGGCGCCTGGCTGCTGGCCGAGTTGCCGCGCCTGGCCGCCAGCCTGTGGGTGCCGCCCTCGGCCGACGAGCGCGTGGGCTGGCAGGCCCGCTTTGGCCAGGTGCAGCCGGCAGCCGGCCCGCCCCAGCAGTGGCTGGAACTCGAAGCACACACTCACATCGCTTTGCAGTGCCAGCGCTGCCTGCAGGGCGTGCAGCAGCCGCTGGCCCTGGAACGCCGCTTCCGCTTCGTGGCCACCGAGGCCGAGGCCGAGCGGCTCGATGCCGAGAGCGACGACGACCACCTCGTGCTGCAGCCGCGGCTGGATCTGCGCGCCCTGCTCGAAGACGAGCTGATCCTCGAGCTGCCGCTGGTGCCGCGCCACGAGGGCCCTTGCCCCGAGCCCCTGCCGCAGCCTGCGGCCGAGCCGCCCGAGGCGCAGGCCCGGCCCAAGCCCTTTGCGGCGCTGGCCGCCCTGCGCAAGGGCCGACCGCCCACCTGAACGGCGCTGGCCTGCGCTGCTATACTGGCGGGCTTTGCGACGCGAACCACGGGCCCTGAACCAGGGCTGCGGCAGGCGCGGCGCGTGGCCTGCAGCGCTGCTGCGGGCGCCCACCGCAGCCTTCGCGGCTGCCCACTTTGCCGTTTCCAGCCGCTACGGAGCCCCACATGGCCGTTCAGCAAAACAAGAAGTCGCCGTCCAAGCGCGGCATGCACCGCTCGCACAACGCCGTGGCCGCGCCCGGCACGGGTGTTGAGCCCACCACCGGCGAGGTGCACCTGCGCCACCACATCAGCCCCACGGGCTTCTACCGCGGACGCAAGGTCATCAAGACCAAGGCCGACGCCTGAGATCGCCTGCGCTGCGGCCTGCCGTGAGCGCTGAGAACTCCCCGCCCGTCCGCATCGCCGTCGACTGCATGGGCGGCGACCACGGCCCGGCCGTCACGCTGCCGGCCTGCCGCGCCTTCCTGGGCAGCCACCCCGGCGCCGAACTGGTGCTCGTGGGCACCGAGGCCGCGCTGGCGCCCGCCGCCGGCTGGGCGCGCTGCACCCGCGTCATCGCCACCGAGGTCGTCATGATGGACGACCCCGTCGAGGTCGCCCTGCGCAAGAAGCGCGATTCCTCCCTGCGCGTGGCGCTGCAGCAGGTGAAGGACGGCGCCACCACGGGTGTGCAGGCCTGCGTGTCGGCCGGCAACACCGGCGCGCTGATGGCCGTGGCGCGCTACCTGCTCAAGACGCTGGACGGCGTCGACCGCCCGGCCATCGCCACCGTGCTGCCCAACCGCGCCGACGGCTACACCACGGTGCTCGACCTCGGCGCCAACGTCGACTGCACGCCCGAGCACCTGCTGCAGTTTGCGGTGATGGGCAGCGCGCTCGTCACGGCCGTCGATGGCAAGGCCGAGCCGGTGGTCGGCCTGCTGAACATCGGCGAAGAAGCCATCAAGGGCAGCGATACCATCAAGCGCGCGGCCGAGTTGTTGCGCGCCGCCGGTGATGCCGGGCAGATCCGCTTCCACGGCAACGTCGAAGGCAACGACATCTTCAAGGGCACGGTCGACGTGGTGGTGTGCGACGGTTTCGTCGGCAACGTGCTGCTGAAAACCAGCGAGGGCCTGGCCTCCATGCTCAGCGACTTCATCAAGCAGGAGTTCACGCGCGGCGTCGGGCCCCGGCTGGCGGCGCTGGTGGCGCTGCCGGTGCTCAGGCGCTTCAAGCACCGCGTGGACCCCCGCCGCTACAACGGCGCCGCGCTGCTGGGCCTGCGCGGGCTGGTGTTCAAGAGCCACGGCTCGGCCGATGCGTTTGCCTTCGAGATGGCGCTGGCGCGCGCCCACGAGGCCGCGGCGCACGGTCTGGTGGCCCGCGTGCACGACATGATCGTGCCGACGCTGATGGCCATGCCCGCTGCGCCGGCCGAGGGTGCCGCGTGAGCGCTGCCTACTCGCGCATCACCGGCACCGGCAGCCACCTGCCGCCGCGCCGCCTGAGCAACGACGACATGGCCGCCATGCTGGCCGAGCGCGGGCTGGAGACCAGCGACGCCTGGATCGTGGAGCGCACGGGCATCCGCTTCCGGCACTTTGCGGCCGACGGCGTCGACTGCTCCGACCTCGCCCTGCCGGCCTGCCAGGCCGCACTGGCCGCGGCCGGGCGCCGCGCCGAAGAAATCGACCTCATCGTCGTGGCCACCTCCACGCCCGACATGGTGTTCCCGTCCACCGCCACCATCCTGCAGC
This portion of the Ideonella sp. WA131b genome encodes:
- a CDS encoding SLBB domain-containing protein, with the translated sequence MPLFAWSHRALALAAAAGLLALATLGPRAQAQTSLNPALPQATADTLEPQATGGGPLRLRAPAAERFGPREPAAQPAPAPAPAAAPYVPGEFERYVQQQIGGDATVRRFGAELVTGALDLLGTDLSPLAPADYIIGPGDEVLVTLWGTVDADLRLVVDRAGRITIPRVGAVQVSGVLLSELPAVVQRRVAGVFRNFEISVTLGQLRGIRVFVTGFAVNPGAYTVTSLSTVLTALLRAGGPSAAGSFRAIELRRGAQTVARFDLYELLLNGDRSADRVLSAGDVVHVGPVGTQVGFVGSVNQPAVVELKPGETVADALRMVGGFTAVADRTRLAVERLAERNTGRIAQLELPRDERAGLAHGDLLRAFSAVSAALPVQRQAKRIKVEGEVLRPGEYVLPQSSSVQDAIRAAGGYAPGAYLFATELSRASVQRTQQENYDRALRDLETDLTRAAGSQRVTTAEDAATQQARAAGTQRLVERLRALRPTGRIVLQLAPDATELPDLALEDGDRIFIPARPTTVGVFGSVFNAASYLHLPGRSLGDYVQLAGGPTKGSDRGSVFVVRSNGSVVSAAQRGGTWLGRSTGLDQLPAEPGDTVFVPEELDKTTFLQAAKDWTQIVFQFGLGVAGIVSATR
- a CDS encoding glycosyltransferase family 4 protein, which encodes MLALMIAFALSLGVTLLVVHVARRREHVFLDHDLSGPQKFHVSPVPRVGGIGIFVGLLAALGLLAVEQPQARIGLALLACGLVALGVGLVEDITKRVSPRMRLIATAASALLAAWWLGLAITHTSLPGLDWLVSFSIGSWLLTLLAVAGIANAVNIIDGFNGLASMCVVIMLAALAYVAYEVGDPVVGAIALAGIGAVLGFFVWNFPAGLIFLGDGGAYFLGFFVAEVALLLLVRNPEVSPLFPLLVCIYPAFETVFSMYRRRFIRALPPSMPDGIHLHSLIYRRVMRWAVGDRSAKALTRRNSMTSPFLWLLCMLSVVPAVLFWNNTPLLVGFLAIFIVSYVMLYWRIVRFKSPRWMRAFIRRRPR
- a CDS encoding DEAD/DEAH box helicase, translated to MTEPSPTALPVPGDATEAPLFSSLPLDPKLLRAVADSGYLAMTPIQAKAIPIVLAGRDVMGAAQTGTGKTAAFTIPLLQKMLRHENASMSPARHPVRALVLAPTRELADQVAENVKKYAKQTQLRSAVVFGGIDMKPQTLQLKAGVEVLIATPGRLLDHIEAKNAVLGQVEYVVLDEADRMLDIGFLPDLQRILSYLPKARQTLLFSATFSPEIKKLAASYLQDPVLVEVARPNATASTVEQRFYSTTDDDKRAFIRQLIKARDLRQAIVFVNSKLGAARLARSFERDGLRTQALHGDKSQDERLKALAAFKAGEVDLLVATDVAARGLDIADLPAVFNFDVPFNAEDYVHRIGRTGRAGASGLAVTLVTRDDARLVADIEKLIKKKIDLEPVELDDERPRWRDERPARRDDEPPRSERPVRAERPTAPRPPADPIFDKPYEPAAGGEAAPPWDAAKPGAAVPRAVSPSIRPKRKVGALLGGGR
- a CDS encoding SAM-dependent methyltransferase, whose protein sequence is MTPPGTLWLVPAPLDLGTAEMPLDTVLPQAVLARAAALQHWVVEDAKSARALLKRVAQHLPLAQPLQALHMAELPRPPKGGARGTAPAVDWAALLAPALQGHDLGLLSEAGLPAVADPGSALVAAAHAAGVPVQPLAGPSSLMLALAASGLNGQSFAFVGYLPQEAEARTARIRELEAGSRRQGQTQLAIETPYRNAALLQALVQVLQPTTRLAVSVGLTLEGGCTRSAPVAAWRQQPLALPDRLPAVFAWLAG
- the maf gene encoding septum formation inhibitor Maf, encoding MPPVLILASTSRYRRELLQRLRLPFEVVSPEVDEAPLPGEAPAALALRLALAKARAVQTRRPGAVVIGSDQVADLDGEPLGKPHTHGRAVAQLTRLSGRSVVFQTGVAVVAPGFEQALLAPVRVRFRVLTPGEIEHYLRAEQPYDCAGSAKSEALGIALLEAIDSDDPTALVGLPLMRTCALLRAAGIEPLARA
- a CDS encoding DUF177 domain-containing protein, translating into MARERPTDPLAAPVAALCRAGETLLGAWLLAELPRLAASLWVPPSADERVGWQARFGQVQPAAGPPQQWLELEAHTHIALQCQRCLQGVQQPLALERRFRFVATEAEAERLDAESDDDHLVLQPRLDLRALLEDELILELPLVPRHEGPCPEPLPQPAAEPPEAQARPKPFAALAALRKGRPPT
- the rpmF gene encoding 50S ribosomal protein L32, translated to MAVQQNKKSPSKRGMHRSHNAVAAPGTGVEPTTGEVHLRHHISPTGFYRGRKVIKTKADA
- the plsX gene encoding phosphate acyltransferase PlsX; this encodes MGGDHGPAVTLPACRAFLGSHPGAELVLVGTEAALAPAAGWARCTRVIATEVVMMDDPVEVALRKKRDSSLRVALQQVKDGATTGVQACVSAGNTGALMAVARYLLKTLDGVDRPAIATVLPNRADGYTTVLDLGANVDCTPEHLLQFAVMGSALVTAVDGKAEPVVGLLNIGEEAIKGSDTIKRAAELLRAAGDAGQIRFHGNVEGNDIFKGTVDVVVCDGFVGNVLLKTSEGLASMLSDFIKQEFTRGVGPRLAALVALPVLRRFKHRVDPRRYNGAALLGLRGLVFKSHGSADAFAFEMALARAHEAAAHGLVARVHDMIVPTLMAMPAAPAEGAA